The following coding sequences lie in one Maylandia zebra isolate NMK-2024a linkage group LG14, Mzebra_GT3a, whole genome shotgun sequence genomic window:
- the LOC101464969 gene encoding coagulation factor IX — MLPSTAVTLSVGALLVCSALIQCSVFLDRSAAGQILRSSSRRRRANSHFLEEMLPGNLERECYEERCSLEEATEIFQTQEKTMEFWYRYTNLNPCGTNPCLNGGMCTLDRGDFTCLCPPQYQGKICNTVVLECHYRNGGCMQYCRDLAGGAGVQCGCADGYFLESDRQSCSKTVAFPCGRQQMEALDRGRSLLSSLETDDATWDYNATDSWLPELNSTEVWTANATGRGGNLTDSGGAGGSEMQPRVVGGSLERRGGSPWQVLIHRSDGFGFCGGTLVSDRWVVSAAHCFEESADHITIGDYDKQRPDPGEQQIKIQKVIIHPHFHAFTFDSDLALLYLARPVQKGPTAVPACLPDTHLSKYLLKEDNHGVVTGWGATEYLGRSSRFLRKVTLPVVGYKDCISTTEQVITDNMYCAGYLEASKDACSGDSGGPFVVNYRGTWFLTGVVSWGEKCAARGKYGVYTRLGNFLNWIRDTMERRDVNGTGSP, encoded by the exons ATGCTGCCGTCCACAGCCGTGACTCTGAGCGTTGGCGCTCTGCTCGTCTGCTCTGCGCTCATCCAGTGTTCAG TGTTCTTGGATCGGTCGGCGGCCGGCCAGATCCTGCGCTCCTCCTCCAGGAGGCGACGAGCCAACTCGCATTTCCTGGAGGAGATGCTGCCCGGGAACCTGGAGCGGGAGTGTTACGAGGAGCGCTGCTCACTGGAGGAGGCCACAGAGATCTTCCAGACCCAGGAGAAGACG ATGGAGTTTTGGTACAGATACACAA ATCTGAACCCCTGTGGGACCAACCCCTGTCTGAACGGAGGCATGTGCACCCTGGACCGAGGAGACTTCACGTGTCTTTGTCCTCCCCAGTATCAGGGCAAGATCTGCAACACAG TGGTGTTGGAGTGCCACTATAGAAATGGTGGCTGTATGCAGTACTGCAGAGACCTGGCAGGTGGCGCTGGAGTTCAGTGTGGCTGTGCTGACGGATACTTCCTAGAGAGTGACAGACAGAGCTGCTCCAAGACCG TGGCGTTCCCCTGCGGCCGTCAGCAGATGGAGGCTTTGGATCGAGGTCGCTCTCTGCTGAGTTCCTTGGAGACAGACGATGCCACGTGGGATTACAATGCAACAGACAGCTGGCTACCTGAACTTAATTCAACAGAGGTGTGGACAGCGAACGCAACAGGGAGAGGAGGGAACCTGACGGACAGTGGAGGGGCAGGAGGTAGCGAGATGCAGCCTCGTGTTGTGGGTGGATCcctggagaggagaggagggagccCCTGGCAG GTTCTGATCCACAGGTCTGACGGCTTCGGTTTCTGCGGAGGGACTCTGGTATCTGACCGATGGGTCGTTTCTGCCGCTCACTGCTTTGAAGAGTCTGCAGACCACATTACGATAG gtgaCTACGACAAGCAGCGTCCCGATCCAGGCGAGCAGCAGATAAAGATCCAGAAGGTCATCATTCATCCTCACTTCCACGCCTTCACCTTCGACAGCGACCTCGCTCTGCTCTATCTCGCCCGGCCTGTTCAGAAGGGCCCCACCGCAGTCCCCGCCTGCCTCCCCGACACCCACCTCTCCAAATACCTGCTGAAG GAGGACAACCACGGCGTGGTGACGGGCTGGGGGGCCACCGAGTACCTGGGCCGCTCCTCGAGGTTCCTGAGGAAGGTGACACTCCCAGTGGTCGGCTACAAAGACTGCATCAGCACCACCGAGCAG GTGATCACAGACAACATGTACTGCGCAGGTTACCTGGAGGCCAGTAAGGACGCCTGCAGCGGGGACAGCGGAGGGCCGTTTGTGGTGAACTACAGGGGGACCTGGTTCCTGACCGGGGTCGTCAGCTGGGGGGAGAAATGTGCCGCCCGTGGCAAGTACGGTGTCTACACCCGACTGGGCAACTTCCTCAACTGGATCCGAGACACAATGGAGAGACGGGACGTGAACGGCACTGGGAGCCCGTGA